In Paludibaculum fermentans, the genomic stretch CGCGAAATTCGGCAGCCAGGCGGCCAGCCGTTTCCCAGCTCATTTCGCGGCTCTTCTGCACGAAATCGAGGCCGCGGCGGAGAGTTTCCTGGCTGGCGTGGGCGAGCATGCGGGCGGTATTTGTGGCGCGGTCGTCCAGTTCGAACGGCGGGACGACTTCGTGGACGAGGCCATATTGCTGGGCTTCATTCGTGCCGAAAATACGGCCGGTGAGCGAGAGTTCCACCGTGCGCCGTTCGCCGATGGCGAGGGCCACGGCGCGGTGGATGACAAAAGGCCAGAGGCCGACACGGATCTCAGTGAGGCCGAAGTTGGCGCCTTGCGCGGCCAGCACGACGTGGCAATTGGCCAGGAGTCCGATGCCGCCGCCGAGGGCGCCGCCCTGGACAGCAGCGACGATGGGCTTGTGATAGTGGACGCCGAAGGTGAAGAGCTGCTCGTGAATCTCCATG encodes the following:
- a CDS encoding enoyl-CoA hydratase/isomerase family protein; the protein is MSQLMISREERVLRMTLNNPEKRNALDEKLCRDLVEALREAGRDRTVGCVLLDGSGQIFCSGMDLEDALQPDAPERMEIHEQLFTFGVHYHKPIVAAVQGGALGGGIGLLANCHVVLAAQGANFGLTEIRVGLWPFVIHRAVALAIGERRTVELSLTGRIFGTNEAQQYGLVHEVVPPFELDDRATNTARMLAHASQETLRRGLDFVQKSREMSWETAGRLAAEFRAKTFRSADFIEGVRAFREKRKPVWPSLNVK